One Psychromonas sp. psych-6C06 DNA window includes the following coding sequences:
- the flgA gene encoding flagellar basal body P-ring formation chaperone FlgA, which produces MIRFVFLFLSLACSYSFAEANYRKELENFAQSLVFDKYHSLYELQDDERLSVKSAPLDKRINYPECITGLTGEVIKNSIKSTTSVKVTCADETPWTTYLRVRVKLLKQAVVVSRSLSKGQVLNSENIAIVYMSKSQIRNGSFSSLENLYGARLKRNLNSNKIIKNRDVCYVCTGDKVTIKATKTGLSIKASGIALSDANIGGTVRVKNSRTKRIVVGTVSNLKEVKISF; this is translated from the coding sequence TTGATACGTTTTGTCTTTCTTTTTCTTAGTTTAGCTTGCTCTTACAGTTTTGCTGAGGCTAATTACCGAAAAGAGTTAGAAAACTTTGCCCAATCACTTGTTTTTGACAAATATCATTCTCTCTATGAGCTACAAGATGATGAACGCCTATCGGTAAAGTCCGCCCCCTTAGACAAGCGTATTAACTATCCTGAATGCATCACAGGACTCACCGGCGAAGTAATTAAAAACAGTATAAAATCAACCACTTCAGTGAAGGTTACCTGTGCCGATGAAACACCTTGGACCACTTATTTGCGAGTTCGAGTCAAATTACTCAAACAAGCAGTTGTTGTCAGCCGTTCATTAAGCAAAGGACAAGTACTCAATTCAGAGAATATTGCCATCGTTTATATGAGCAAGTCGCAAATTAGAAATGGTAGCTTCTCCTCTCTAGAAAACCTTTATGGCGCTCGCTTAAAACGTAATTTAAACAGTAATAAAATAATAAAAAACCGCGATGTGTGTTATGTATGTACTGGCGATAAAGTCACTATTAAAGCGACAAAAACAGGACTTTCAATTAAAGCGTCAGGTATTGCATTAAGTGATGCTAATATCGGCGGTACTGTAAGGGTAAAAAACAGCCGAACAAAGCGCATTGTGGTAGGTACAGTGTCAAACCTTAAAGAAGTAAAAATCTCATTTTAG
- the flgG gene encoding flagellar basal-body rod protein FlgG → MHPALWISKTGLDSQQTNVATISNNLANASTVGFKKSRAVFEDLLYQNINQPGANATQNTKLPSGLMIGAGAKVVAVQKNFTQGNALTTNNSLDIMIDGRGFFEIEMPDGSSSYTRNGQFQLNEEGIIVTPGSGYPLLPQIQIPNDAQSISIGAEGEVSVRVAGQAENQVVGQLNVNDFVNPSGLEPLGENLYSETGASGAPLQGVPGADGMGFMRQGMLETSNVNVTEELVNLIESQRVYEMNSKVISAVDEMLSYVSQQL, encoded by the coding sequence ATGCATCCCGCTTTATGGATAAGTAAAACAGGGTTAGATTCCCAACAAACTAACGTAGCCACTATTTCTAATAACTTAGCCAACGCGAGTACCGTTGGTTTTAAAAAGAGTCGCGCAGTTTTTGAAGATTTACTTTATCAAAATATTAATCAGCCTGGTGCTAATGCGACGCAAAATACAAAGCTTCCCTCTGGTTTGATGATTGGTGCGGGTGCAAAAGTGGTTGCCGTACAAAAGAATTTTACACAGGGTAATGCACTTACAACCAATAACTCCTTAGATATCATGATTGATGGTCGTGGTTTTTTTGAAATAGAGATGCCTGATGGTAGTTCATCATATACGCGTAATGGCCAATTTCAGTTAAATGAAGAAGGGATTATTGTTACGCCAGGTTCAGGTTACCCATTATTACCGCAAATTCAAATCCCTAATGACGCACAATCAATCAGTATTGGTGCAGAGGGAGAAGTCTCTGTGCGTGTTGCCGGTCAAGCAGAAAACCAAGTTGTTGGCCAGCTCAACGTTAATGATTTCGTTAACCCATCGGGTCTTGAACCTTTAGGGGAGAATCTATATTCAGAAACAGGAGCAAGTGGTGCGCCATTGCAAGGTGTTCCTGGTGCTGATGGCATGGGGTTTATGCGTCAAGGAATGCTCGAAACATCTAATGTAAATGTAACTGAAGAGCTGGTTAACCTGATTGAAAGTCAACGAGTGTATGAGATGAACTCAAAAGTGATTTCTGCCGTTGATGAAATGCTCTCTTACGTTAGTCAGCAGTTATAA
- a CDS encoding LPP20 family lipoprotein: protein MKYHLPALLAICLLSACSSNSHNSDTQSQANYEHSFYSVGYAPIEIQSGDSFDVKMLNAIKASKLEAYKEMAEQIYGVLLSADNRVEGAMLKEDKIKAKVKGLVKGARVVKSYHEGDFYITELTLDMQALPFASNASFNEQGVSILKVEEAVYY, encoded by the coding sequence ATGAAATATCATCTACCCGCTTTATTGGCGATCTGTCTTTTATCGGCCTGCAGTAGCAACTCACATAATTCTGATACACAATCACAGGCTAACTACGAACATAGCTTTTACTCTGTTGGTTACGCGCCAATTGAGATTCAGTCAGGCGACAGCTTTGATGTAAAAATGCTGAATGCTATTAAGGCTTCTAAACTAGAGGCTTATAAAGAAATGGCGGAACAGATATACGGTGTTTTACTCAGTGCTGATAACCGTGTAGAGGGGGCTATGTTAAAAGAAGATAAAATAAAAGCGAAGGTTAAAGGTTTAGTCAAAGGTGCACGTGTAGTAAAAAGTTATCATGAAGGAGATTTTTATATTACAGAGTTGACGTTAGATATGCAGGCGCTCCCCTTTGCAAGCAACGCATCCTTCAATGAGCAAGGAGTTTCAATATTGAAAGTGGAAGAGGCTGTTTATTATTAA
- the flgH gene encoding flagellar basal body L-ring protein FlgH — MLKFISLVGLMLVSGCTSLPDTEVKNDPEFAPIEPTEAGIDVVNTGSLFQDNYVNNLYSDIKAHRIGDIITVYLEEATSASKKAGSSQEKKNSYNLDIDPMTLPGSGTNPLALSGLSIGANQNSKFEGDADADQSNNLQGSITVNVVRVLSNGNLVIRGEKWLMLNNGEEYVRIKGVIRSEDVSSDNTVSSMRVANARIQYGGTGDFANTQKQGWLTAFFNGPYWPI; from the coding sequence ATGCTTAAGTTTATCTCGTTAGTCGGCTTAATGCTCGTTTCAGGTTGTACTTCATTACCAGATACTGAAGTGAAAAATGATCCTGAGTTCGCGCCTATCGAACCTACGGAGGCGGGTATTGATGTGGTTAATACTGGTTCACTATTTCAAGATAACTACGTTAATAATCTCTATTCTGATATTAAAGCTCACCGTATTGGTGACATTATTACTGTTTATTTAGAGGAAGCTACTTCGGCGAGTAAAAAAGCAGGCTCTAGCCAAGAAAAGAAAAACAGTTATAACTTAGATATTGATCCGATGACATTGCCAGGCAGTGGTACTAACCCATTAGCGCTTTCAGGTTTGTCTATTGGAGCAAATCAAAATAGTAAATTTGAAGGCGATGCTGATGCTGACCAAAGCAATAACCTACAAGGTAGTATCACTGTAAATGTGGTACGTGTACTTAGCAATGGCAACCTCGTTATTCGAGGAGAAAAGTGGTTGATGCTGAATAACGGCGAAGAGTATGTCCGTATTAAAGGGGTTATTCGTTCGGAAGACGTGAGCTCTGATAATACTGTATCGTCAATGCGTGTTGCCAATGCACGTATTCAATACGGTGGTACTGGGGACTTTGCTAATACGCAAAAACAAGGTTGGTTAACTGCATTTTTCAATGGCCCTTATTGGCCAATCTAA
- a CDS encoding flagellar basal body P-ring protein FlgI — protein MTSFKKILISLIIASFASTSFAARIKDVASVQGVRSNQLVGYGLVVGLPGTGEKSSKFTEQAFATMLRNFGINIPAGQTLKIKNVAPVAITANLEAFAKRGQTIDVTVSAIGEAKSLRGGELLQTFLKGVDGKVYALAQGSLVVGGLGAEGADGSKVVINTPTVGRISNGAIVEREVISPFASGDSITFNLHQSDFTTAKRLADTINNLVGPNTASLLDATSIKVLAPREISQRVSYLSTLENLTFEPARGNAKIIVNSRTGTIVVGQDVKLLPTAITHGGISVTVSENQEVSQPNAFARGNTEVTDNSTINITQEDSRMFKFDTGVSLNDLVRAVNEVGLAPGDLMAILEALKQAGAIQGELIII, from the coding sequence ATGACATCATTTAAAAAAATACTCATTAGTCTCATCATAGCTAGCTTTGCGAGTACTTCATTTGCTGCACGCATTAAAGATGTCGCGAGTGTACAAGGTGTTCGTAGTAACCAATTAGTGGGTTATGGTTTAGTCGTTGGTTTACCGGGTACAGGTGAAAAAAGTAGTAAATTCACCGAGCAAGCATTTGCCACTATGCTGAGAAATTTTGGTATCAATATTCCAGCAGGGCAGACATTGAAAATTAAAAATGTCGCACCTGTTGCGATCACTGCAAACTTAGAAGCTTTTGCAAAGCGAGGTCAAACCATTGACGTTACAGTGTCAGCCATTGGTGAAGCTAAAAGCTTACGTGGTGGCGAGTTATTACAAACCTTTTTAAAGGGGGTTGACGGAAAAGTTTATGCGCTCGCACAGGGAAGTTTAGTGGTTGGTGGTTTAGGTGCAGAAGGTGCTGATGGCTCAAAGGTGGTGATTAACACCCCAACAGTTGGTCGTATTTCAAATGGTGCAATTGTGGAGCGTGAAGTGATATCGCCCTTTGCAAGTGGCGATAGCATTACCTTTAACTTACATCAGTCTGATTTTACAACGGCAAAGCGTTTAGCTGATACAATTAATAATTTAGTTGGGCCGAACACCGCATCATTATTAGATGCAACTTCGATTAAAGTGTTAGCGCCCCGTGAAATTTCGCAACGTGTCTCGTATTTATCAACGCTTGAAAACTTAACCTTTGAGCCCGCTCGTGGTAATGCAAAGATTATTGTTAATTCGAGAACAGGTACCATTGTGGTTGGTCAAGATGTGAAGTTATTACCTACAGCTATCACTCATGGGGGGATTAGCGTCACTGTTAGTGAAAATCAAGAAGTTTCACAACCGAATGCTTTTGCCAGAGGAAATACGGAAGTTACCGATAACAGTACAATTAATATCACGCAAGAAGATAGTCGCATGTTTAAATTTGATACTGGCGTGAGTTTGAATGACTTAGTTCGTGCTGTAAATGAGGTCGGTCTTGCACCGGGAGATTTAATGGCGATACTTGAAGCATTAAAACAAGCGGGAGCGATACAGGGCGAATTAATTATTATATAA
- the flgE gene encoding flagellar hook protein FlgE, producing MSFNVALSGIAAAQTDLDSTANNIANVGTVGFKESRAEFDSVYANSLFSNSKTKTGDGVSVAAVAQQFHQGSLKFTNNPLDLAITGSGFFATSGNIGDRDLSFTRAGTFKLNNENFIVDNSGNYLQAFPVNPDGTSSSVSLSTTQPIQIPETAGTPVSTSEISITLNLPAGDSTLDPANFDPNDPSTYNNATSVTIYDSLGEAHITSTYYIKPDDASFTGTNQWVTFVTVDGKPVDAWDKNATPPAPVSGTYGQDTTGDGLQDTTAQATYTDANGVVRTGAVLTFDSVGAYTGSSPAALDFAPLGVGGANVLDPGADGTQAFNLDFKEPTQFASAFEVTALEQDGLTVGRLTGVEIGNDGLVKATYSNGTSQPLSRVAIVRFRNEQGLAQTGSNWIASQNSGEPIAGEASSGSFGSINSAALEQSNVNLTTELVDLITAQRNFQANSRALEINNTLQQTILQIR from the coding sequence ATGTCTTTTAACGTTGCATTAAGTGGTATCGCGGCTGCGCAAACAGATTTGGATTCAACGGCAAATAATATTGCCAATGTTGGGACGGTAGGTTTTAAAGAGTCCCGTGCAGAGTTTGACAGTGTTTATGCGAACTCTCTATTTTCTAATAGTAAAACAAAAACAGGTGATGGCGTTTCTGTTGCCGCTGTGGCACAACAGTTCCATCAAGGTAGTTTAAAGTTCACAAATAACCCGTTAGATCTTGCGATCACTGGTAGTGGATTCTTTGCAACGTCTGGCAATATTGGCGATCGTGACTTAAGTTTCACACGAGCAGGAACCTTTAAACTTAATAATGAAAATTTCATTGTTGATAATAGTGGTAACTATTTACAAGCATTTCCTGTGAATCCTGATGGAACATCATCTTCGGTTAGTTTAAGTACGACACAACCGATTCAGATTCCTGAAACGGCAGGTACACCGGTTTCAACATCAGAAATTAGTATTACCCTTAACTTACCCGCTGGTGATAGCACACTTGATCCGGCAAATTTTGATCCAAATGATCCTTCTACTTATAACAATGCTACCTCTGTGACTATCTACGACTCACTGGGTGAAGCACATATAACGAGTACTTATTATATTAAACCTGACGATGCATCTTTTACTGGCACCAACCAATGGGTTACTTTTGTAACCGTTGATGGCAAACCTGTTGATGCTTGGGATAAAAATGCAACACCACCAGCACCGGTGAGTGGTACTTATGGCCAAGATACTACTGGTGATGGTCTACAGGATACGACTGCACAAGCCACTTACACTGATGCGAATGGTGTCGTGCGTACTGGTGCTGTCTTAACTTTTGACTCAGTAGGTGCTTACACTGGCAGTAGTCCTGCTGCATTAGATTTTGCGCCACTAGGTGTCGGTGGTGCAAATGTGCTTGACCCTGGGGCAGATGGAACTCAAGCATTTAATTTGGACTTTAAAGAGCCGACACAATTTGCTTCTGCGTTTGAAGTAACGGCACTAGAGCAAGATGGCTTAACAGTAGGGCGCTTAACGGGAGTTGAGATTGGCAATGATGGGTTAGTGAAAGCGACATACAGTAATGGTACTTCACAGCCATTGTCACGAGTTGCAATTGTTCGTTTTCGTAATGAACAGGGGCTCGCACAGACAGGGTCTAATTGGATAGCTTCGCAAAACTCCGGAGAACCGATTGCCGGAGAGGCCTCATCTGGTTCATTTGGATCCATTAACTCAGCTGCGCTTGAGCAATCAAACGTCAATTTAACGACAGAGCTTGTGGACCTTATAACCGCTCAACGTAATTTCCAGGCAAATTCACGTGCTTTAGAGATTAATAATACCTTGCAGCAAACTATTCTACAGATCAGATAA
- the flgC gene encoding flagellar basal body rod protein FlgC, giving the protein MSLLRVLDVSATGMSAQSLRLNTTASNLANANSVSSNREETYKARHPVFAAELNRAKGGLGSSVGVKVQGIVESAAPLNQEYAPNHPKSDENGFIYHSNVNVMEEMANMISASRSYQTNVQIADAAKQMLSRTLQMGKS; this is encoded by the coding sequence ATGAGCTTATTAAGAGTATTAGATGTATCTGCAACCGGTATGAGCGCGCAGTCTCTTCGCTTAAATACCACTGCCAGTAACTTGGCAAATGCGAACAGCGTGAGTAGTAATCGTGAAGAAACCTATAAAGCGCGTCATCCAGTATTTGCTGCAGAACTTAATCGCGCCAAAGGCGGGCTAGGCAGCAGTGTTGGTGTAAAAGTGCAGGGGATTGTAGAGAGTGCTGCACCGCTGAATCAAGAGTATGCACCTAACCACCCTAAATCTGATGAAAATGGATTTATTTATCATTCTAATGTAAATGTGATGGAAGAGATGGCAAATATGATCAGTGCTTCACGTTCATACCAAACCAACGTACAAATTGCCGATGCTGCTAAGCAGATGTTGAGCCGTACATTACAAATGGGCAAAAGCTAA
- a CDS encoding flagellar hook assembly protein FlgD — protein MTAINPLLNLNTPLTNEQIEANKEVDAQQKLQQEDFFALLSQQLAYQDPFKPVDNSEMIAQMASFTTAEGITTMGTEFAGMKEVLSSSQALQASSLVGKKVLIPSNQGYLAETGGIDGSINSATGAYGAMVSVENSAGVVVRTISLGDIGAGNKRFSWDGLDNAGERLPEDTYTFNANGTVNGQGEELMVASYAHVQSVSLGGGQAGVYLNLQGLGGIELSDAIEVAENK, from the coding sequence ATGACTGCAATTAATCCATTGCTAAACCTCAATACACCGCTAACCAATGAACAGATTGAAGCGAATAAAGAGGTTGATGCTCAGCAAAAACTACAACAAGAGGACTTTTTTGCACTGCTTTCTCAACAGTTAGCTTATCAAGACCCTTTTAAACCCGTTGATAATTCAGAAATGATTGCGCAGATGGCTTCTTTCACCACTGCTGAAGGTATCACAACAATGGGGACAGAGTTTGCAGGCATGAAGGAAGTATTAAGTTCAAGTCAAGCGTTACAAGCTTCTTCTTTAGTAGGTAAAAAGGTATTGATCCCAAGTAATCAGGGTTATCTTGCAGAAACTGGTGGTATAGATGGTTCGATTAATAGTGCTACTGGTGCTTACGGTGCAATGGTCTCGGTAGAGAATAGCGCGGGTGTGGTGGTACGAACAATTAGTTTAGGCGATATTGGTGCGGGTAATAAGCGCTTTTCTTGGGATGGCCTTGATAATGCAGGTGAGCGTTTACCTGAAGATACTTATACTTTCAACGCAAATGGCACAGTTAATGGTCAAGGTGAAGAATTAATGGTCGCAAGTTATGCACATGTACAAAGTGTGAGCTTAGGTGGCGGGCAAGCTGGTGTATACCTCAACCTTCAAGGGTTAGGTGGTATTGAGCTTTCAGATGCAATTGAAGTTGCAGAAAATAAATAA
- a CDS encoding flagellar basal body rod protein FlgF: MDKFLYISMSGAKENMNALAIHSNNLANANKTGFKASFEQARSMQVYGQGQPTRVFALTEEPGQNFESGIMQTTGRDLDISIQGDGWFVVESELGGEGMSRSGGLNINNDGMLVDSNGSQVLDIQGIPIYIQLPVEKFNIRQDGMVEVRPEGAPAEAMEEIAQIKLVNPDVKGLMRGEDGLFRQIDGQDPEWDRTVRVQSGTLEASNVNLSSELTSLINLQRHFEMQIKMMKNAEEIDKSSETLLRVV, translated from the coding sequence ATGGATAAGTTTTTATACATCTCAATGTCTGGTGCAAAAGAGAATATGAATGCGTTAGCTATCCATTCTAACAACCTAGCTAATGCTAATAAGACCGGATTTAAAGCCAGTTTCGAACAAGCACGCAGCATGCAAGTTTATGGACAAGGGCAACCTACTCGTGTTTTTGCTTTGACAGAGGAGCCTGGTCAAAACTTTGAAAGTGGCATTATGCAAACCACTGGCCGTGATTTAGATATATCCATACAGGGCGATGGCTGGTTTGTCGTAGAAAGCGAGCTAGGCGGTGAAGGTATGAGCCGTTCAGGTGGTCTTAATATTAATAATGACGGCATGTTAGTGGATAGTAATGGTAGTCAGGTACTTGATATACAGGGGATCCCTATTTATATCCAACTACCTGTTGAAAAATTTAATATACGTCAAGATGGCATGGTCGAAGTACGTCCTGAGGGCGCACCTGCGGAAGCGATGGAAGAGATTGCACAAATAAAATTAGTAAATCCAGATGTAAAAGGTTTGATGCGTGGAGAGGATGGTCTGTTTAGACAAATCGACGGTCAGGATCCTGAATGGGATAGAACTGTTCGGGTACAAAGTGGAACGCTTGAGGCGTCCAATGTGAATTTAAGTAGTGAGTTAACCAGTTTAATTAACTTGCAACGACATTTTGAAATGCAGATAAAAATGATGAAAAACGCAGAAGAGATCGATAAAAGTTCTGAAACGTTATTGCGTGTTGTGTAA
- a CDS encoding chemotaxis protein — protein MAGVLDSVNQRTQLVGQNRLELLLFKLGGIQRYGINVFKVKEVLQCPPLTALPKLHHAIRGIAHIRGQTISVIDMNLATGGRAIENIEERFIIITEYNRSIQGFLVGSVERIININWENILPPPNGVGRYNYLTAVTDIDGSLVEILDVEKILDEIAPVNTEVDAEIIETDIQEKMANKKILVADDSSVARKQIQRAISALGIECDLVKDGKEALDLLKEVAKTQPVIERYALMISDVEMPEMDGYTLTSEVKGNPDLSALHVILHTSLSGIFNQAMVEKVGADDFIAKFNPDELATAVQKVINLDDQIIN, from the coding sequence ATGGCTGGTGTGTTAGATTCGGTGAATCAGCGAACTCAATTGGTAGGACAAAACAGACTTGAATTATTGCTATTTAAGCTCGGTGGTATTCAACGTTATGGTATTAATGTGTTTAAAGTAAAAGAGGTCTTACAATGCCCCCCTTTGACCGCGCTACCTAAGTTACACCATGCTATTCGAGGCATTGCACATATTCGTGGACAAACTATTTCAGTCATTGATATGAATTTAGCTACGGGGGGGCGTGCTATCGAAAATATCGAAGAGCGCTTCATTATCATTACCGAATATAACCGCTCTATTCAGGGGTTTTTAGTCGGATCTGTTGAGCGAATTATTAATATTAATTGGGAAAATATATTACCACCACCAAATGGTGTGGGTCGATATAACTATTTAACTGCTGTCACCGATATTGATGGGTCGTTAGTTGAGATTTTAGATGTTGAGAAAATTTTAGATGAGATCGCGCCCGTAAATACTGAGGTTGATGCTGAAATAATTGAGACAGATATTCAAGAAAAAATGGCTAATAAAAAAATATTGGTTGCAGATGACTCTTCTGTTGCAAGAAAGCAAATACAACGTGCAATTAGTGCATTAGGTATTGAATGCGACTTAGTAAAAGATGGTAAAGAGGCGTTAGACCTGCTTAAAGAAGTGGCTAAAACCCAACCTGTCATTGAACGATATGCCTTAATGATTTCTGATGTTGAAATGCCTGAAATGGATGGGTACACATTAACTTCAGAAGTGAAGGGAAATCCAGATTTATCTGCCTTGCATGTTATTTTACATACCTCTTTAAGTGGCATATTTAATCAAGCAATGGTTGAAAAGGTAGGGGCGGATGACTTTATTGCTAAGTTTAACCCTGATGAGTTAGCAACTGCAGTGCAAAAGGTTATCAATTTAGATGATCAAATTATTAATTAA
- the flgM gene encoding flagellar biosynthesis anti-sigma factor FlgM produces the protein MSININRQTTQKNIVIEQNNTQKQQDVNKKGVNETAKNQDSVQLTSQAKNLNKMQPTAEPQVNKQRVETLKAAILNGDYKINTERLAEKLTKFESDFSKAFA, from the coding sequence ATGAGTATAAATATCAATCGCCAAACGACACAAAAAAATATTGTTATTGAGCAAAATAATACTCAAAAACAACAGGATGTAAACAAGAAAGGTGTCAATGAAACTGCTAAGAACCAAGATTCAGTGCAGTTAACATCACAGGCTAAAAACTTAAATAAAATGCAACCTACTGCCGAGCCACAAGTTAATAAGCAACGAGTAGAAACACTGAAAGCGGCTATTTTAAATGGTGATTATAAAATCAACACAGAACGCTTAGCTGAAAAACTGACTAAGTTTGAGAGTGACTTTAGCAAGGCTTTTGCATAA
- a CDS encoding CheR family methyltransferase — MRALSDDIYKQFSDFLEVQCGIVLGANKQYLVKSRLIPLMTQFSILSLADLIHQSMSYKNRELRTAVIDAMTTNETLWFRDRYPFELLTNKIYPELLAKKKSLKLWSAASSSGQEAYSIAMTTMEYQKKQSQLGMNVQIIGTDISNTMLEQCKNGIYDTLALSRGLSEERKKQFFSPVNDGSGKMQVKPEVKKLTSFRNYNLLDSYAGLGKFDIIFCRNVLIYFSSDVKSRILNQFASALNPGGYLILGASESLTGLTDKFDMVRCNPGIIYKLKG, encoded by the coding sequence GTGAGAGCACTTTCTGATGATATTTATAAGCAGTTTTCCGACTTTTTAGAGGTGCAATGTGGCATTGTCCTAGGTGCGAATAAACAGTACCTAGTGAAAAGCCGGTTGATTCCATTAATGACTCAGTTTTCTATTTTGTCACTTGCTGATTTAATTCATCAATCCATGAGTTATAAAAATAGAGAGCTGAGAACCGCGGTCATTGACGCAATGACCACTAATGAAACATTGTGGTTTAGAGATAGGTATCCCTTTGAATTATTAACCAACAAAATTTACCCTGAACTGTTAGCGAAGAAAAAAAGCTTAAAACTATGGTCTGCAGCTAGTTCATCAGGTCAAGAAGCTTACTCTATTGCTATGACTACCATGGAGTACCAAAAGAAACAGTCGCAATTAGGAATGAATGTCCAAATAATTGGTACAGATATCTCTAATACCATGCTAGAACAGTGTAAAAATGGCATTTATGATACCTTAGCATTGTCACGCGGTTTATCTGAAGAGCGTAAAAAGCAGTTCTTCTCTCCTGTAAATGACGGCTCTGGAAAAATGCAGGTTAAGCCGGAAGTCAAAAAATTGACCAGTTTTAGAAATTATAATCTGCTAGACAGTTATGCTGGGCTTGGAAAGTTCGATATTATTTTCTGCCGTAATGTTTTAATCTATTTTTCAAGTGATGTTAAATCTCGCATTTTAAATCAATTTGCTAGTGCCCTTAATCCTGGTGGTTATTTAATACTTGGGGCTTCAGAATCCCTCACTGGCTTGACGGATAAGTTTGATATGGTGCGTTGCAATCCAGGTATCATCTATAAACTTAAAGGTTAA
- a CDS encoding flagellar protein FlgN — translation MLALQLQQQLKNLNELQASLEEEKRCLTEKDFSAFNDILFNKQKLLQNIANTDKQISTEKNLTIISKDDQLSQAKESLENQLRDCQKLNAINGRLVELNMKSNKHLMQLMTQATGKNSVTYNQKGLLKGGQLLGKNIQA, via the coding sequence ATGTTAGCCTTACAATTACAACAACAGTTAAAGAATCTAAATGAACTACAAGCTTCTCTAGAAGAGGAGAAACGCTGTCTAACAGAAAAAGATTTTAGTGCCTTTAATGACATCCTATTTAATAAGCAAAAATTGCTACAAAACATTGCTAATACTGATAAACAAATAAGCACAGAAAAAAACTTAACCATCATCAGCAAAGATGACCAATTAAGCCAAGCAAAAGAATCACTTGAAAATCAGCTACGCGACTGTCAAAAACTGAATGCGATCAATGGTAGGTTAGTTGAGCTAAACATGAAAAGTAATAAGCATTTAATGCAGTTGATGACTCAGGCAACTGGAAAAAATAGCGTGACTTATAATCAAAAAGGCCTTCTTAAAGGTGGCCAACTTCTTGGTAAAAATATTCAAGCCTAG
- the flgB gene encoding flagellar basal body rod protein FlgB yields MAINFEKALGIHQHTIGIRSRRTEILAGNIANADTPGYKARDIDFKDALQQAKSRSGVFLNRTHESHKFAQSFSMAQSGELYRVGNQPDTGDGNSVDTEVERNLFMKNSMEYQASLDFLNSKISGLRKAIKGQ; encoded by the coding sequence ATGGCGATTAACTTTGAAAAAGCATTAGGTATTCATCAGCACACAATAGGCATTCGTTCGCGAAGAACTGAAATTTTAGCGGGTAATATTGCTAATGCAGATACCCCAGGTTATAAGGCGCGAGATATTGATTTTAAAGATGCGTTACAACAGGCTAAATCTCGATCTGGTGTATTTTTAAATCGTACTCATGAAAGTCATAAATTTGCTCAATCATTTTCAATGGCACAATCAGGTGAATTATACCGTGTAGGAAATCAGCCTGATACAGGCGATGGTAACTCTGTCGATACAGAAGTGGAGCGTAACCTGTTTATGAAAAATAGCATGGAATATCAAGCTAGTTTAGATTTCTTAAATAGTAAAATTTCAGGTCTGCGTAAAGCGATTAAAGGGCAGTAG